A single window of uncultured Methanospirillum sp. DNA harbors:
- a CDS encoding methyl-accepting chemotaxis protein, producing the protein MGAENPDVVNSFDSPPVLALIDNIPCPVLIMKNNRFCGFNQAAGKLFKTTDKSFIIGKDLLGLSPLKQPDGSDSAKHVQPLLSRVTAGKPLNIEWRFYRADNTTFEGRGTIRQTDAAYGDFLIFSIIDNSAESRAIRDILNISEEMKKGNLRARIAPEGYHGDLETLITRINEMLDDILYPFRDMSKILVKISNGDIHSRIDHTFQGEHERIRIAVNGVADVIIELQNEILRITKAAQNGSITERGDSAKFKGAYAEVITEINEMLDTTINPVIQGYRVLRKIKGGDLSDRVEIECVGDHAKLKDSINNVHDWLAELIVYVTRISEGDLTASIRKASEKDQMYEPLIKMRDNIRSLIADVNELGKAGTEGNLSVRADPTRHKGEFRTIIEGMNKTLDSVIIPVNEAMVVSERYAGYDFSRRINPALAMQGDWTEFKQALDQVGANVSEAVRIINDQVKSLNSVVTQTHGSINDVSQGTNALADIAQAVSLNAERGKDGISQILKAMEDLAVNVTAVSARADEVNHLAIDTSDLSSKGTELAKGAETGMEEITISTEQVVKIVHEIMEEMKTISKITKVITDIASQTNLLALNAAIEAARAGEAGRGFAVVASEVKSLALESRRSAENITGMIESLQKKTELASETMDKSATSVQNGGKALSEMLKVFNEIIGSISTISERMDEVARSAEQQAAAVEEITASINEVDEMVLNTSKEAVSAAAASQQAAAATDQLTDQSEQVFAVATRLNGEMQKFTIG; encoded by the coding sequence CCGGATGTCGTCAATTCTTTTGACAGCCCGCCTGTCCTTGCATTGATCGACAATATTCCCTGCCCGGTTCTTATCATGAAGAATAACCGCTTCTGTGGTTTCAACCAGGCTGCAGGAAAATTATTCAAAACTACAGATAAATCATTCATCATCGGAAAGGACCTGCTTGGCCTCTCTCCCTTAAAACAGCCGGACGGCTCCGACTCAGCAAAACATGTCCAGCCCCTGCTCTCCCGTGTTACTGCAGGAAAACCCCTCAATATAGAATGGCGGTTTTACCGGGCAGACAATACTACATTTGAAGGAAGAGGAACTATCAGGCAGACAGATGCAGCCTACGGGGACTTTCTCATATTTTCTATCATTGATAACAGTGCTGAATCGCGTGCCATCAGAGATATCCTGAATATTTCTGAGGAGATGAAGAAGGGAAATCTTCGTGCCCGAATCGCTCCTGAAGGATATCACGGGGATCTTGAGACCCTGATAACCAGAATCAACGAGATGCTTGATGATATCCTCTATCCCTTCAGGGACATGAGCAAGATACTTGTCAAGATCTCAAACGGAGACATTCACTCACGGATAGACCATACGTTCCAGGGAGAACATGAACGGATCAGGATTGCAGTAAACGGCGTCGCAGATGTCATCATCGAGCTGCAGAATGAGATCCTTCGCATTACAAAAGCCGCACAAAACGGATCTATCACGGAACGGGGAGATTCAGCAAAGTTCAAGGGTGCATATGCAGAGGTGATCACCGAGATAAACGAGATGCTTGACACGACCATAAACCCGGTGATACAGGGATACAGGGTCCTGAGAAAGATCAAGGGTGGTGATCTGAGCGATCGTGTGGAGATAGAATGTGTCGGGGATCATGCAAAACTCAAGGACTCTATCAATAACGTGCATGACTGGCTGGCTGAACTGATCGTATACGTGACACGAATTTCAGAGGGTGATCTCACCGCCTCAATAAGGAAAGCATCAGAAAAGGATCAGATGTACGAACCCCTCATAAAGATGAGGGATAATATCAGGTCACTGATTGCTGATGTGAATGAACTCGGAAAGGCAGGAACAGAAGGTAACCTGTCAGTCAGGGCCGATCCCACACGTCACAAGGGAGAGTTCAGGACCATCATCGAGGGGATGAACAAGACACTTGACTCGGTCATTATTCCTGTCAACGAGGCGATGGTCGTCTCTGAAAGGTATGCCGGCTATGACTTTTCACGCAGGATAAATCCGGCATTAGCGATGCAGGGGGACTGGACGGAGTTCAAACAGGCACTTGACCAGGTCGGGGCCAACGTCTCAGAAGCGGTCCGGATCATCAACGATCAGGTCAAAAGCCTGAACTCGGTCGTCACCCAGACACACGGCAGTATCAATGATGTCAGTCAGGGTACAAACGCCCTTGCGGATATCGCCCAGGCTGTGAGCCTGAACGCAGAGCGTGGGAAAGACGGCATCTCCCAGATTCTGAAGGCCATGGAGGATCTTGCAGTAAACGTCACTGCTGTCTCTGCCAGGGCCGACGAAGTGAACCATCTGGCAATCGATACGAGCGATCTCTCATCAAAAGGCACCGAACTTGCAAAAGGTGCCGAGACAGGTATGGAAGAGATCACCATCTCCACCGAGCAGGTGGTCAAGATCGTCCATGAGATCATGGAAGAGATGAAGACCATCAGTAAAATAACAAAGGTCATCACTGACATCGCAAGTCAGACAAACCTTCTCGCACTCAATGCTGCTATCGAGGCTGCACGAGCAGGAGAAGCAGGGAGAGGATTTGCGGTTGTTGCAAGCGAGGTCAAGTCACTGGCTCTTGAGTCACGCAGATCAGCAGAGAATATCACCGGTATGATCGAGAGCCTGCAGAAGAAGACCGAACTTGCATCTGAGACAATGGACAAGAGTGCGACATCGGTTCAGAACGGAGGAAAGGCACTCTCTGAAATGCTGAAGGTCTTCAACGAGATCATCGGATCAATCTCTACGATCAGTGAGAGGATGGATGAGGTTGCCAGGTCTGCAGAACAGCAGGCTGCAGCAGTTGAAGAGATCACCGCCTCTATCAACGAGGTGGATGAGATGGTCCTGAACACTTCCAAGGAGGCTGTCTCTGCAGCAGCAGCAAGCCAGCAGGCGGCAGCAGCAACAGATCAGTTGACAGATCAGTCAGAGCAGGTGTTTGCTGTTGCAACCCGGCTCAACGGTGAGATGCAGAAGTTTACAATCGGATAA